From a region of the Chloroflexota bacterium genome:
- a CDS encoding sulfite exporter TauE/SafE family protein, with product MEEIHIIALLCTGLVQGLISGTLGAGGGWLMTPVQYWVYEDMGIPSDIAIRMAFATGLFVILPVCAASAWGHNRRQAVWWKPALVLGAFGLLGAFGGATLASHISARPLEIIFGVTVLAVSVRMLTTNLLMANKEPKDNVWLWVIWALPLSFAAGLTGVGGGVFMVPLMVLVLGFQMHMAVGTSAAAISMISIGGIAGYIVNGVSVAGIPSPSLGYVYIWPWLCLSATGLVMSQVGVRIAQGLPAKQLAWIFGTLALYIGLRMVGVFEWFGWPL from the coding sequence ATGGAAGAAATTCATATCATAGCCTTATTATGCACCGGGCTGGTACAGGGTCTGATCAGCGGTACATTGGGAGCAGGCGGAGGCTGGCTGATGACTCCCGTCCAATACTGGGTGTACGAGGACATGGGCATACCTTCAGACATTGCCATTAGAATGGCCTTCGCCACCGGTTTGTTCGTAATCCTCCCGGTATGCGCGGCCAGCGCCTGGGGTCACAATAGACGGCAAGCGGTTTGGTGGAAACCAGCACTGGTCTTGGGTGCTTTCGGCCTTTTGGGAGCGTTTGGCGGGGCCACCCTAGCCAGCCACATTTCCGCAAGGCCGCTGGAGATAATCTTTGGAGTAACCGTTCTGGCGGTATCGGTCAGGATGCTAACCACCAATTTACTTATGGCTAACAAAGAGCCGAAAGATAACGTTTGGCTATGGGTCATTTGGGCTCTTCCACTTAGCTTCGCGGCGGGGCTCACAGGAGTCGGCGGCGGTGTTTTTATGGTGCCCCTAATGGTTTTGGTTCTAGGTTTTCAGATGCACATGGCGGTAGGAACATCAGCAGCTGCCATTTCCATGATCAGCATTGGTGGGATTGCAGGCTACATCGTCAACGGTGTCAGCGTTGCTGGAATACCTTCACCCTCACTCGGATATGTGTACATCTGGCCGTGGCTTTGTCTGTCAGCGACTGGCCTCGTCATGAGCCAGGTAGGTGTACGTATAGCGCAAGGCCTTCCAGCCAAACAGTTGGCCTGGAT